One genomic region from Nostoc sphaeroides encodes:
- a CDS encoding EAL domain-containing protein, which produces MLGNEREKIRHLLVIQDLQGRRTVPLRETTYSLGRHPANTIILSSRSVSMQHAILLRVTVPETDQYGFQIIDGNYKGKGSTNGLFVNGAKCFSHNLRNGDVIAFGSNQAQAKYYAISNISEKAFSESFDVEDLSGFLSEQGSPANPFQTLAIDPSFELASESALARLASFPELIPNPIIEMDFEGTVTYLNPAAALKFPNLREVGTKHPILTGLLSAVKNLEKNSFVREVEVGTEVFEQSVLYLPESDLIRTFITRDITEQKQATAELRQRDRLLQAVAEAANYLLGEMNYETGIERALAVVGEAAKADRAYLFQNHPHPATGEIVVSLRFEWTHPSIESTYEYWQNQPYQASGLARWYIVLSSGKSISGVTQEFPAVEQEFMIRDGIQSLILVPLCLENELWGYLGLADCTFERHWSKHEESTLLTMAASIIGARQRQQVEEKIRYQALHDMLTGLPNRLLFNELLNKTLPNATRNGESLAVIFLDLDRFKVINDTLGHTLGDQLLQSVAQRLQHLLRGGDTIARWGGDEFTILLPRVNDIEEVTLVAHKILQALEDAFYLQGHELYVTASLGIALFDNNSPDAETLIQHADAALYYAKDKGRNNYQFYSVSLSAKNPELLTLEKSLRYALERNEFTLYYQPRVNIATEEITGMEALLRWQQPEMGLVAPSVFIPLAEESGLIVPIGEWVLRTACIQNKIWQDAGLPPITIAVNLSLKQFRQPKLMETIATVLQETGLEPQFLELEIMETTAIEDLDFTRAVLEELQQMGVCISIDDFGTGHSSLSRLQLLPLHNLKIDKSFIQYLTQDAKVAHIIQAIVTLGHSLGLKLIAEGVENEEELEFLKSINCEDVQGYYFYRPLSAQKATEILESKRPTL; this is translated from the coding sequence ATGCTAGGAAACGAGCGGGAAAAAATACGCCATCTGCTGGTCATCCAAGACCTCCAAGGCCGGCGAACTGTCCCCTTGCGAGAGACTACTTATTCTCTGGGGCGGCATCCCGCAAACACTATTATCTTGTCTTCACGGTCAGTATCAATGCAACATGCAATTTTATTGCGAGTAACTGTTCCAGAGACTGACCAATACGGCTTTCAGATTATTGATGGTAACTATAAGGGGAAAGGGAGTACTAATGGCTTATTTGTCAATGGCGCTAAATGCTTTTCCCATAATCTCAGAAATGGAGATGTCATTGCTTTTGGCAGTAATCAAGCTCAAGCTAAATATTATGCTATTTCCAACATTTCAGAAAAAGCATTTTCTGAATCTTTTGATGTTGAAGACTTATCTGGTTTCTTATCAGAGCAAGGCAGTCCTGCCAATCCTTTTCAAACCTTAGCTATCGATCCCAGCTTTGAACTAGCTAGTGAGTCTGCCCTCGCTCGCCTAGCATCCTTCCCTGAACTCATCCCCAATCCAATTATTGAAATGGATTTCGAGGGAACAGTTACTTATCTCAATCCAGCCGCAGCTCTCAAGTTTCCCAACCTTAGGGAAGTTGGAACAAAACACCCGATTTTAACGGGACTCCTGAGCGCAGTTAAGAATCTAGAAAAAAATTCTTTTGTCCGGGAGGTGGAAGTAGGTACAGAAGTTTTTGAACAATCCGTTCTCTACCTTCCTGAAAGTGATTTAATTAGAACTTTTATTACAAGGGATATTACAGAGCAAAAACAAGCCACAGCCGAACTACGTCAGCGCGATCGCTTGCTACAGGCAGTTGCAGAAGCTGCCAATTATTTGCTGGGGGAAATGAATTACGAAACTGGTATTGAGCGAGCTTTAGCTGTAGTGGGTGAAGCTGCCAAAGCCGATCGGGCCTATCTCTTTCAGAACCATCCCCATCCTGCTACAGGAGAAATAGTAGTCAGCCTGCGGTTTGAATGGACACATCCTTCTATTGAATCTACTTACGAATATTGGCAGAATCAGCCTTATCAAGCTTCTGGATTAGCTCGTTGGTACATTGTTCTCTCTAGCGGCAAGTCGATTAGCGGAGTGACCCAAGAATTTCCTGCCGTCGAACAAGAATTCATGATTAGAGATGGCATTCAATCCCTTATTTTGGTACCTCTTTGCTTGGAGAATGAGTTGTGGGGGTACCTTGGCTTGGCAGACTGCACCTTTGAGCGTCATTGGTCAAAGCACGAAGAATCTACCCTTTTGACGATGGCCGCCAGTATTATTGGGGCGCGGCAACGTCAGCAAGTAGAAGAAAAGATTCGCTATCAAGCTCTACATGACATGCTGACAGGGTTGCCCAATCGCCTACTATTTAATGAACTGCTTAATAAAACTCTCCCCAACGCCACTCGCAATGGTGAAAGTTTAGCTGTGATCTTCCTCGACCTAGATCGCTTCAAGGTGATTAATGACACTCTGGGGCACACTCTGGGAGATCAATTGTTACAAAGCGTCGCTCAAAGATTACAACACTTACTCAGAGGTGGAGACACTATAGCCCGTTGGGGAGGTGATGAGTTCACTATCCTACTCCCGCGAGTGAATGATATTGAAGAGGTAACACTGGTAGCGCATAAAATCTTACAAGCATTGGAGGATGCTTTCTATCTCCAAGGGCATGAACTTTATGTGACTGCTAGCCTGGGTATTGCGTTGTTTGATAACAACAGTCCTGACGCCGAAACACTAATCCAGCACGCAGATGCCGCTTTGTACTACGCCAAAGACAAAGGACGAAATAACTACCAATTCTACAGTGTTTCCCTAAGTGCGAAAAATCCTGAACTCCTGACTTTAGAAAAGAGCTTGCGCTATGCCCTAGAACGCAATGAATTTACGCTGTATTATCAGCCTCGTGTAAACATTGCCACAGAAGAAATTACTGGTATGGAGGCTCTATTGCGTTGGCAGCAACCAGAGATGGGATTGGTCGCACCCAGTGTTTTCATTCCCCTGGCCGAAGAAAGTGGATTAATTGTCCCCATCGGCGAATGGGTGCTGCGGACAGCCTGTATTCAAAATAAAATCTGGCAAGATGCAGGATTGCCACCCATAACGATCGCTGTCAATCTTTCTCTTAAGCAGTTCCGCCAACCCAAATTGATGGAGACTATAGCTACAGTTTTGCAAGAAACGGGTCTGGAGCCGCAGTTTTTAGAATTAGAAATTATGGAAACCACAGCCATTGAAGATTTAGATTTTACCAGAGCGGTGTTAGAGGAGCTACAGCAGATGGGTGTTTGCATCTCCATTGATGACTTTGGTACTGGTCATTCCTCGCTCTCGCGTCTACAGCTTTTGCCACTCCACAATCTGAAAATAGATAAATCTTTTATTCAATATTTGACGCAGGATGCTAAAGTAGCTCATATTATTCAGGCGATAGTTACCTTGGGACACAGCTTGGGATTGAAGTTGATAGCCGAAGGCGTAGAAAATGAAGAGGAACTGGAGTTCTTGAAATCTATTAATTGTGAGGATGTACAGGGCTATTATTTCTACCGGCCACTTTCTGCCCAGAAAGCAACAGAAATCCTCGAAAGTAAACGACCAACGCTTTAG
- a CDS encoding tetratricopeptide repeat protein, producing MAKHQSKQRSQQHVSNTGTKVGENSFQMQLQELLKQKKYRQALEEIKKNQRLHPDIEFTPKESEIWFLRGQQEFQKQDFKQAEKSFVRALEFGLVGEVHYWQARCLLELKQLDAALNLLRNAFEAGTLSQDYSICYVKLLLLKGDTATVEQLINEQSKRFSAAQLHWVQGVMALKNGQPEAALTSFQKIKQAITDRDSPIAWIVYTQQVSGHWDAAANILGLKSSGRSSDLMNYGDPKYLEHPILERLATFQQGKTGQQLLQSRNPQKTVDKITQEALTALRMLQLIDQGDHHEAAHLLLKIERRSTRFVEIESLRPLLLTLAGQQALNQGQLNCAELFWQLLLTEQPFNPQLAINLLEVLDANDSDQERPRLLTRFLKWLEQEAKQKPQEWPSQRLKPTLAHLHCWMADAYMATGRERAALGALQQAERICPTSPEFLGRKGLVAAMEENYTEAIALLTQALEGGCRYDEVYGILLRCYEEVGDKLARNEARRKFGKHFGDLSIETEVETVPWIDALSTLSYPLFSRLVQTEDKKDPAIRACQIFVNAVQSPPNSGGRVSLHQKVAVERWDTLLKKLSGQEQIPVLQAIALSIHLFAKREKGIAALTSQYLQKLFNLSTEHPEARVAHLVVLAVKENSPQKLEVPLRTYLDTMPQPGNALANIQLQVRRFGEITTLVPVLESALRREPQNPLLLLARATTYHVDHPNYEQLKQQGFELARRLQDAKALQAFREEQAFISAQETTSMMPDPEEFDNLDMSNIDDFLSGMLQKLLGNKMPKADFERMLPELKQKMLNSMPNFDEDDESEEEPDLDFIFGNLPPTRKKRKGRRKGGFQELF from the coding sequence GTGGCTAAACATCAATCCAAACAGCGCTCACAACAACACGTCTCTAACACAGGGACAAAAGTTGGTGAAAACTCTTTCCAGATGCAACTGCAAGAATTACTGAAGCAGAAAAAATATCGGCAGGCATTGGAAGAAATCAAAAAAAATCAGCGCTTGCACCCTGATATTGAATTCACTCCCAAAGAATCAGAGATTTGGTTTCTACGGGGTCAGCAAGAATTCCAAAAACAAGATTTTAAACAGGCAGAAAAATCTTTTGTCCGCGCTCTAGAATTTGGTTTAGTTGGAGAAGTTCATTATTGGCAAGCTAGATGTTTGCTGGAGTTGAAGCAATTAGATGCGGCGCTGAATTTGCTCAGAAATGCTTTTGAGGCAGGCACTCTATCCCAAGACTACAGCATCTGTTACGTAAAACTCTTGTTACTCAAAGGAGATACCGCCACAGTTGAGCAGTTAATTAACGAACAATCCAAACGCTTTAGTGCTGCCCAACTCCACTGGGTACAAGGTGTTATGGCGCTAAAAAATGGTCAACCAGAAGCAGCTTTGACATCTTTTCAGAAAATTAAGCAAGCCATCACCGATAGAGACTCGCCAATAGCTTGGATTGTTTACACTCAACAAGTCAGCGGTCATTGGGATGCTGCCGCTAATATTTTGGGTTTGAAATCGTCTGGAAGGTCATCCGACTTGATGAACTATGGCGACCCAAAGTATTTAGAGCATCCAATTTTAGAGCGATTGGCGACTTTCCAGCAAGGAAAAACGGGACAACAACTTCTACAATCTAGGAATCCGCAAAAAACAGTAGATAAAATTACCCAAGAGGCATTAACGGCGTTGCGAATGCTGCAACTGATTGACCAAGGCGATCACCATGAGGCCGCACATTTGCTGTTGAAGATAGAGCGGCGTTCCACACGCTTTGTAGAAATAGAAAGTCTCCGTCCACTGCTGTTGACCCTAGCCGGACAACAAGCACTGAATCAAGGACAATTAAACTGTGCTGAACTATTTTGGCAGCTTTTGTTGACAGAGCAACCCTTTAACCCCCAGTTGGCAATCAATCTCTTAGAAGTTTTGGATGCTAATGATTCCGATCAAGAACGCCCACGTCTGTTGACCCGTTTTTTGAAGTGGTTAGAGCAGGAAGCAAAACAAAAACCTCAAGAATGGCCTTCACAACGATTGAAACCGACCCTAGCACATCTCCACTGCTGGATGGCAGATGCTTACATGGCAACAGGTCGGGAACGCGCCGCTTTAGGAGCTTTGCAACAAGCAGAACGCATCTGTCCCACATCGCCAGAGTTCCTGGGGCGTAAGGGACTAGTTGCGGCAATGGAGGAAAATTATACTGAAGCGATCGCACTGCTTACCCAAGCATTAGAAGGTGGATGTCGGTATGACGAAGTTTACGGTATTTTGTTGCGATGTTACGAGGAAGTAGGAGATAAACTTGCACGTAATGAAGCTCGGCGTAAATTTGGCAAGCACTTTGGCGACCTGAGCATTGAAACTGAGGTGGAAACAGTACCTTGGATAGATGCTTTATCTACGTTAAGTTATCCCTTATTTAGCCGTTTAGTACAGACAGAAGATAAAAAAGATCCTGCTATTCGTGCTTGTCAGATATTCGTGAATGCAGTGCAAAGCCCGCCCAATTCCGGCGGTCGAGTTTCATTACACCAAAAAGTAGCAGTCGAAAGATGGGACACTCTCCTAAAAAAATTATCTGGTCAAGAACAAATTCCTGTATTGCAGGCGATCGCTCTTTCTATCCACCTCTTCGCCAAACGTGAAAAAGGCATCGCCGCTTTAACAAGTCAGTATCTACAAAAATTATTCAACTTATCAACAGAACACCCAGAAGCTAGAGTTGCTCATTTAGTTGTCTTAGCCGTCAAAGAAAATAGTCCCCAAAAACTAGAAGTTCCTCTACGTACCTACCTCGACACCATGCCCCAGCCAGGAAATGCTCTGGCAAATATTCAACTTCAAGTGCGCCGTTTTGGTGAAATTACAACCCTTGTACCTGTGCTGGAATCAGCACTGCGTCGTGAACCTCAAAATCCTTTATTACTATTAGCTAGAGCCACTACCTACCATGTTGATCACCCAAACTATGAACAATTAAAGCAACAGGGATTTGAATTAGCCCGTCGCTTACAAGATGCCAAAGCATTACAAGCATTTCGGGAAGAACAGGCTTTTATCTCTGCTCAAGAAACGACTAGCATGATGCCAGACCCAGAGGAATTTGACAACCTGGATATGTCAAATATTGATGACTTCTTATCAGGGATGCTTCAAAAATTACTTGGCAACAAAATGCCCAAAGCTGATTTTGAACGGATGCTTCCAGAACTCAAGCAAAAGATGTTAAACAGTATGCCTAACTTCGATGAAGATGATGAGTCAGAAGAAGAACCAGACTTAGACTTTATCTTTGGAAACTTACCGCCTACACGTAAGAAACGAAAGGGTAGAAGAAAAGGTGGTTTTCAGGAATTGTTTTAA
- a CDS encoding tellurite resistance TerB family protein, with amino-acid sequence MGLFDAVLGTESQSQAALNPAEAFAVIVLVATASDGYLSVEQTNSITFVLSRMKLFKSYPHEMMNKLFEKILGILQGDGFNTLFNAAKDSLSPDLREAAFAVASDLVLAEGIVVEEEKNFLNDLYQALGVSREIAIQIVQVILIKNRG; translated from the coding sequence ATGGGTCTATTCGACGCTGTATTGGGCACAGAAAGCCAAAGCCAAGCAGCACTCAATCCAGCAGAGGCTTTTGCTGTCATTGTTTTGGTGGCAACAGCATCAGACGGTTATCTTTCTGTCGAGCAAACAAATTCTATCACTTTTGTGCTGTCTCGGATGAAACTTTTTAAAAGTTATCCCCATGAGATGATGAACAAGCTGTTTGAGAAAATCTTGGGTATTCTCCAAGGGGATGGCTTTAATACTTTATTTAATGCAGCCAAAGATTCTCTATCTCCAGATTTGCGCGAAGCAGCCTTTGCAGTAGCCAGCGATCTAGTTCTAGCTGAAGGTATCGTAGTTGAAGAAGAAAAAAACTTCTTAAATGATTTATATCAAGCTTTAGGTGTTTCTAGAGAGATAGCAATACAGATTGTGCAAGTAATCTTAATTAAAAACCGAGGATAA
- a CDS encoding SWIM zinc finger family protein — MSIPQITEFTIRRHANAKSFQRGEAYYEAGAVNAIIQRGHILQADVIGTETKPYHVNLSFDSSGLTSANCTCAYNFDGWCKHIVATMLVCARNPENIEQRPTLEQLLNRLDYIQTQRLLQDLVTEHPQLIEAIDRHVSWMTNPTDKQTTTKPLLHITIDPAPFRRQVRQILKDTVRYFEEGCEEDPIGEELLSVVETAVDFSERGEGENAIAILEAITSTCVENWDDVAEYGAENDQLVGELNHAWCEAILSAELTPEEKVDIQINLEAWQDEWNVDFGMIMEALRQGWDYPPLVQVLQGNITERGAWEEDVPDYADDLALIRLKILERQERYQEYLYLAEAEGQTQHYLTMLGRLGRVEEAIDAAQTQMNSMEEAFALAKTLSIQGALQQALNIAQSGLNLPGNCQYELGIWTSDLAIELGDSEAALLAIKAAFQVKPSFFDYQKMAELAGENWESVKTDLLRIIRTDSGGGTESAKVDIFLHEGLIDDAIAIASELSSYNSELIHRVMDAAIPHNPNWVIANARRRAEKIMDAGKAEYYYYAVEWLKKARNAYLESGKKGDWLSYRQNLMQTHARKRKLMGMFQQRDMQ; from the coding sequence ATGTCTATTCCCCAAATTACTGAATTTACTATCCGCCGTCATGCTAACGCTAAATCTTTCCAACGCGGCGAGGCATACTATGAGGCTGGTGCTGTCAATGCTATTATCCAACGCGGTCATATCCTTCAGGCAGATGTTATAGGCACTGAAACTAAACCTTATCATGTCAACCTGAGTTTCGATAGCAGTGGGTTAACCTCAGCAAACTGCACCTGTGCTTACAACTTTGACGGGTGGTGCAAACACATTGTAGCGACGATGCTTGTTTGTGCGCGTAATCCAGAAAACATTGAGCAGCGCCCTACCCTAGAACAACTACTTAATCGCCTGGATTATATCCAAACTCAAAGATTGCTGCAAGACTTGGTAACAGAACATCCACAACTAATTGAGGCGATTGACCGGCATGTAAGTTGGATGACGAATCCTACTGACAAGCAAACAACCACAAAACCCTTGCTCCACATTACTATTGATCCGGCTCCCTTTCGGCGGCAAGTACGGCAGATTCTCAAAGATACCGTCCGCTACTTTGAGGAGGGGTGTGAAGAAGATCCAATTGGTGAAGAATTGCTAAGTGTAGTGGAAACTGCGGTAGATTTTAGCGAACGGGGAGAGGGTGAGAATGCGATCGCTATTTTAGAAGCGATTACCTCTACCTGTGTGGAAAATTGGGATGATGTTGCAGAATACGGTGCTGAAAATGATCAACTTGTCGGGGAATTAAATCATGCTTGGTGTGAAGCAATTCTCAGTGCTGAACTCACCCCAGAAGAAAAAGTTGATATTCAAATAAATTTAGAAGCTTGGCAAGATGAGTGGAATGTTGATTTTGGCATGATTATGGAGGCTTTACGCCAAGGTTGGGATTATCCCCCACTGGTGCAAGTTCTCCAAGGTAATATTACCGAAAGGGGAGCTTGGGAAGAAGACGTGCCAGATTACGCGGATGATTTGGCACTAATTCGGCTAAAAATCCTCGAACGTCAGGAACGTTACCAAGAATACTTATATTTAGCAGAAGCAGAAGGGCAAACCCAGCATTATCTGACAATGCTAGGGCGTTTAGGCAGGGTAGAAGAAGCAATTGATGCTGCTCAAACCCAGATGAACTCAATGGAAGAGGCTTTTGCCCTAGCGAAAACACTAAGCATTCAAGGGGCATTACAGCAAGCACTAAATATAGCCCAGAGTGGATTAAATTTACCAGGTAATTGTCAGTATGAATTGGGGATTTGGACAAGTGATTTGGCTATTGAGTTGGGTGATAGTGAAGCTGCTTTATTAGCAATCAAGGCGGCTTTTCAAGTTAAGCCCTCCTTTTTTGACTACCAAAAGATGGCAGAATTGGCTGGAGAAAATTGGGAAAGTGTCAAAACAGACCTGCTGAGAATTATTCGTACTGATAGTGGTGGGGGAACAGAATCAGCCAAGGTGGATATATTCTTGCATGAGGGGCTAATTGATGATGCAATTGCGATCGCTAGTGAACTCAGTTCTTATAATTCAGAATTGATTCACCGAGTCATGGATGCTGCTATCCCTCACAATCCTAATTGGGTGATTGCGAATGCTCGTCGCCGTGCCGAAAAGATTATGGATGCAGGTAAAGCCGAATACTACTACTACGCAGTTGAATGGTTGAAAAAGGCACGTAACGCCTACTTGGAATCTGGAAAGAAAGGAGACTGGTTAAGCTATCGTCAAAACTTGATGCAAACCCACGCCCGTAAACGTAAATTGATGGGAATGTTTCAGCAAAGGGATATGCAGTAA
- a CDS encoding ShlB/FhaC/HecB family hemolysin secretion/activation protein, which produces MIDKYPQNLIVSCLPLSMLLLLGSITSSPLKAQAVDTTQLPTSNFILSQQQLPPPQDVQPPSPSPVPSPETPQPLPPPAELFPPSAPNPTPEEPLPGNFPQTIVVERFEVVGSTVFSPEELALATAEFTKRPISLTQVYQARSKITDLYVQNGYITSGAYIPPQTIQSGVVKIQVVEGKLEDIQVTGTRRLNPNYVRSRLAIATSAPLNRQRLLEALQVLQLNPLIQNVSAELSAGSRSGTSLLEVNISEAKTFSSPIVLDNGRSPSVGSFRRGLRLNEANLLGFGDNLSLGYTNTDGSNSFDASYTLPLNPRNGTLTLNYGTTSSNVIEPAFKFLDIESASRYYELTFRQPIVQTPTQEFALGLTASRRESDISWILQKESQGGFPPSLLSPGADEQGRTRVSALRFFQEWTNRNSREVIALRSQFSLGIDVLNATVNQNLPDSRFFAWQGQAQWVRLLAPETLLLFRLNTQLASRTLLPIEQIGLGGQDSIRGYRQDYLLTDNGTFVSAEVQVPILRLPQIDSRLQVVPFVDFGIGWNSSGRENPDPNTLAAVGLGLRWSQGDRFTVRLDWGIPLVSVDSNDRTLQENGLYFSLLYNPF; this is translated from the coding sequence ATGATTGATAAATATCCTCAAAATCTTATAGTGTCCTGCTTACCACTGAGTATGCTTCTATTACTTGGTAGCATAACTTCTAGTCCCCTGAAAGCTCAGGCTGTTGATACCACACAATTACCAACTAGTAATTTCATCCTGTCACAACAACAACTCCCACCGCCACAGGATGTCCAACCACCCTCACCTTCGCCAGTTCCCTCACCTGAAACACCACAACCACTCCCCCCGCCAGCAGAACTATTTCCACCCTCTGCCCCAAATCCTACACCAGAGGAACCACTCCCTGGCAACTTTCCTCAAACTATTGTTGTTGAACGCTTTGAAGTTGTTGGTAGCACAGTCTTCAGTCCCGAAGAGTTAGCCCTCGCGACTGCTGAATTTACTAAACGACCGATCTCACTGACCCAAGTGTATCAAGCACGTTCTAAAATTACTGATTTATATGTCCAAAATGGTTACATTACTTCTGGTGCTTATATTCCGCCCCAAACAATCCAATCCGGTGTTGTAAAAATTCAGGTCGTCGAAGGTAAATTAGAAGATATCCAGGTAACTGGAACTCGGCGGTTGAATCCGAATTATGTCCGCAGCAGACTAGCAATAGCTACATCAGCGCCTCTGAATCGGCAGCGTCTACTAGAGGCACTGCAAGTCTTGCAACTTAATCCTTTGATTCAAAACGTCTCTGCTGAACTCTCAGCAGGATCACGGAGTGGTACAAGTCTGTTGGAAGTCAATATCAGCGAGGCAAAAACCTTTAGTAGCCCAATAGTTCTTGATAATGGGCGATCGCCTAGTGTTGGCAGTTTCCGCCGGGGATTACGATTGAATGAAGCCAACTTACTCGGATTTGGAGATAATCTGAGTTTAGGATACACCAATACTGATGGCAGCAACTCCTTTGACGCTAGTTACACATTGCCTCTCAATCCCCGCAACGGGACACTTACCTTGAATTATGGAACTACGTCGAGTAATGTCATTGAACCTGCTTTCAAATTTTTAGATATCGAATCGGCATCTCGCTATTACGAATTGACATTTCGTCAGCCTATAGTCCAAACTCCTACACAAGAATTCGCTCTTGGGTTAACAGCTTCTCGACGCGAAAGTGATATCTCGTGGATACTACAAAAAGAGAGCCAAGGAGGGTTTCCTCCCTCTCTACTTTCGCCTGGTGCTGATGAACAGGGACGCACCAGGGTATCTGCCTTGCGATTTTTTCAAGAATGGACGAATCGTAACAGTCGTGAAGTCATCGCCCTACGCTCTCAATTCAGTTTGGGTATAGATGTGCTGAATGCCACGGTTAATCAAAATCTTCCCGATAGCCGTTTTTTTGCTTGGCAAGGGCAAGCGCAGTGGGTACGCCTTTTAGCTCCTGAAACTTTACTTTTATTTCGTTTAAATACGCAACTAGCATCCAGAACACTCTTACCTATAGAGCAAATTGGCTTAGGTGGACAGGATAGCATTCGGGGTTACCGTCAAGATTACCTGCTAACGGATAATGGCACTTTTGTTTCTGCGGAAGTTCAAGTACCGATTCTGCGCTTACCCCAGATAGATAGTAGGTTACAGGTTGTCCCGTTTGTGGATTTTGGTATTGGCTGGAATAGTTCTGGTAGAGAGAACCCTGACCCTAATACTTTAGCTGCTGTTGGTCTGGGGTTGCGTTGGTCACAAGGCGATCGCTTCACCGTTCGTCTTGACTGGGGCATTCCTTTAGTATCTGTTGACTCGAATGATAGAACATTACAAGAAAACGGACTATATTTTAGTTTATTATATAATCCTTTTTGA
- a CDS encoding UDP-N-acetylmuramoyl-tripeptide--D-alanyl-D-alanine ligase — translation MRYSATLTELVEVLLASSVNLSETALTQVSYAIQTDSRTLKPGEVFLALRGDKFDGHEFVQTAIAKGAIAAIVDFEYENPGLPVLQVKDTLKAYQKIGRWWRDRFNIPVIGVTGSVGKTTTKELIAAVLGTKGRVNKTYGNYNNEIGVPKTLLELGKEDDYAVIEMAMRGRGQIAELTQIARPTIGVITNVGTAHIELLGSEEAIAEAKCELLVEMSADSVAILNQDNALLMTTAAKFWHGEVLTYGFSGGDIQGQLIDNDTVEVAGIQLPLPLPGRHNATNFLAALAVAKVLGIDWASLKAGVMVDMPAGRSQRFTLPNDVVILDETYNAAPEAMIAALQLLAETPGKRKIAVLGAMKELGERSQQLHQQVGETVKKLNLDGLLVLVDGQDAEAIAISAEGIPSECFATHADLVARLKTFVQTGDRLLFKAAHSVGLDKVVNQLHAELTNIK, via the coding sequence ATGCGTTACTCTGCCACGCTAACCGAACTGGTTGAAGTTCTTTTGGCCAGTTCTGTAAACTTATCTGAAACTGCTTTAACACAAGTAAGTTACGCTATACAAACAGATAGCCGTACCCTGAAGCCGGGTGAAGTATTTCTAGCTTTACGAGGCGATAAGTTTGATGGACATGAATTTGTGCAAACTGCGATCGCAAAGGGTGCAATAGCTGCAATTGTGGATTTTGAATACGAAAATCCGGGACTTCCTGTATTACAAGTAAAAGACACCCTCAAAGCATATCAAAAAATTGGCAGATGGTGGCGCGATCGCTTTAACATTCCTGTAATTGGTGTCACAGGTTCCGTAGGGAAAACTACAACTAAAGAATTAATTGCCGCAGTTTTAGGAACAAAGGGACGAGTTAACAAAACTTATGGAAATTACAATAACGAAATCGGAGTCCCGAAAACTCTCCTAGAACTTGGAAAAGAAGATGACTACGCCGTGATTGAAATGGCGATGCGGGGTAGGGGACAAATTGCCGAACTCACACAAATAGCGCGTCCAACAATTGGAGTGATTACCAATGTGGGGACGGCACATATTGAGTTACTGGGTTCGGAAGAAGCGATCGCTGAGGCAAAATGTGAGTTGTTAGTCGAAATGTCTGCTGATAGTGTGGCAATTCTTAACCAAGACAATGCTTTATTAATGACCACGGCAGCAAAATTTTGGCACGGAGAAGTTTTAACTTACGGCTTTTCTGGTGGGGATATCCAAGGGCAATTAATTGATAACGACACTGTAGAAGTTGCTGGAATCCAACTACCTCTACCTTTACCAGGTCGTCACAATGCAACAAATTTCTTGGCAGCTTTAGCGGTGGCAAAGGTGTTGGGGATCGATTGGGCATCCCTGAAAGCAGGTGTGATGGTGGATATGCCCGCAGGGCGATCGCAACGATTTACCTTACCTAACGATGTGGTAATCTTAGATGAAACTTATAATGCTGCACCAGAAGCTATGATTGCAGCCTTGCAATTATTGGCAGAGACACCCGGAAAGCGGAAGATTGCTGTGTTGGGTGCAATGAAAGAATTGGGAGAGCGATCGCAGCAGTTGCACCAGCAAGTGGGAGAAACAGTGAAAAAGTTGAATTTAGACGGCTTGTTGGTTTTGGTAGATGGACAAGATGCCGAAGCGATCGCTATTAGTGCTGAAGGTATCCCATCGGAGTGCTTTGCAACTCATGCCGATTTGGTGGCTAGGTTGAAGACATTTGTGCAAACAGGCGATCGTTTATTGTTCAAAGCCGCCCATTCCGTGGGACTAGATAAAGTTGTGAATCAGTTACATGCAGAATTGACAAACATTAAGTGA